A stretch of the Candidatus Gastranaerophilales bacterium genome encodes the following:
- a CDS encoding endonuclease III, which produces MNNKCKIDNIVEILKAQDLPRSDFVNFMETLKDPYQVLIYCILSLRTKDETTFGGSMRLRELGTTPLEISQRKEEEISKAIYPVGFYKNKAKQILELSKTLVEKYNSQVPCDIEELCTFKGVGRKTANLTIAKGFNQPAICVDIHVHRICNRLGYVKTKTPDETEMVLRKKLPENLWMDFNTLLVTFGQNICKPINPKCNECPIEHCCGKNLGKQGSLRKLKEAGKLRS; this is translated from the coding sequence ATGAATAATAAGTGTAAAATCGACAATATAGTGGAAATTTTGAAGGCACAAGACCTGCCACGGTCGGACTTTGTGAACTTTATGGAAACCTTAAAAGACCCGTATCAAGTGCTTATATACTGTATTTTGAGCCTTAGAACCAAAGATGAAACGACTTTTGGCGGAAGTATGAGGTTAAGAGAGTTAGGAACAACGCCGTTAGAAATTTCTCAAAGAAAAGAGGAAGAAATATCAAAAGCAATCTACCCTGTGGGGTTTTATAAAAATAAGGCAAAACAAATTCTTGAGCTTTCTAAAACTCTTGTAGAAAAATATAACTCTCAAGTTCCTTGCGATATAGAGGAGCTGTGTACTTTTAAGGGTGTAGGGCGCAAAACCGCAAATTTGACTATTGCCAAGGGCTTTAATCAACCTGCAATTTGTGTGGATATTCATGTTCACAGGATTTGTAACAGATTAGGTTATGTCAAAACCAAAACTCCGGATGAAACAGAGATGGTATTGCGAAAAAAATTACCCGAAAACTTGTGGATGGATTTTAATACGCTGCTTGTAACTTTCGGGCAAAATATCTGCAAGCCGATAAATCCAAAATGTAATGAATGCCCGATTGAACATTGCTGCGGCAAAAATTTAGGGAAGCAGGGAAGCTTAAGGAAGCTTAAGGAAGCTGGGAAGTTAAGAAGCTGA